The Neisseria yangbaofengii genome contains a region encoding:
- the proC gene encoding pyrroline-5-carboxylate reductase produces the protein MNVFFLGGGNMAAAIAGGLVKQGGYRVHVANRGVEKRERLAKELGISVSEKLPPLSENDVLVLAVKPQDMQAACEHVQTNGALVLSVAAGLSIKTLSRYLQDNRRIVRTMPNLPSQIGLGITGMYAAEEASGADKQTADAIMRAVGQTVWLNDEAQIHAVTGISGSGSGYVFYLLNALQQAALAQGFDAEQARSLTLATFKGAVELAGQSGTSFEDLRRSVMSKGGTTMQAYNVFDKRGITESIVEGVEACVARSQEISQQFEAV, from the coding sequence ATGAATGTATTTTTCTTAGGCGGCGGTAATATGGCGGCCGCAATTGCCGGCGGCTTAGTGAAACAGGGCGGTTATCGGGTGCATGTCGCCAATCGTGGTGTGGAAAAACGCGAACGTTTGGCCAAGGAATTGGGCATCAGCGTATCGGAGAAGCTGCCACCGTTGTCTGAAAACGATGTGCTGGTGTTGGCGGTTAAACCGCAAGACATGCAGGCGGCGTGTGAACATGTGCAAACCAACGGCGCACTGGTGCTGTCGGTCGCTGCCGGTTTGAGCATCAAAACCTTAAGCCGTTATCTGCAAGACAACCGCCGCATTGTGCGCACCATGCCCAATCTGCCGAGCCAAATCGGTTTGGGTATTACCGGCATGTACGCCGCCGAAGAAGCGAGTGGGGCGGACAAGCAAACCGCCGATGCTATCATGCGTGCCGTCGGCCAAACCGTGTGGCTTAATGACGAAGCGCAAATACACGCCGTCACCGGCATCAGCGGCAGCGGCAGCGGCTATGTGTTTTATCTACTGAATGCTTTGCAACAAGCGGCACTGGCACAAGGTTTCGATGCCGAGCAAGCACGTAGTTTGACCTTGGCGACATTCAAAGGTGCGGTCGAGTTGGCCGGGCAAAGCGGCACATCATTTGAAGATTTGCGCCGAAGCGTGATGTCCAAAGGCGGCACCACCATGCAAGCCTATAATGTGTTCGATAAACGCGGCATCACCGAATCGATTGTAGAAGGGGTAGAGGCCTGCGTAGCCCGTTCACAAGAGATTTCACAACAATTCGAGGCCGTCTGA
- a CDS encoding DegV family protein, whose translation MSSSYSLYRCAVMSTSTGSLGEVLDRNSLVQILPLRVDLGTRQSADGIEIDNRDYCEWRQKHLDDNVATEPPPQDLLRNTFQYLIKQGYQQVIITTLSHKLSDSADTIRALAADFPQLQIYVVDTGSCCMPEGFFALEAMRLLEEGKTAEEAVAYLERLKPNSHIVFGLRSLQSLSLNGTLSRLGARFSDWLGLRTILHFSEDKLSRLETVGNDEEMFDSVIACTQKQMADKPPQDFVLAGLYSGDKQTYLQFANRFHQKTGLRLGDGVPVSPAVAVHVGIHGVGVGLVEKLKD comes from the coding sequence ATGTCAAGTTCGTATTCGCTTTACCGCTGTGCGGTGATGTCCACGTCAACCGGTTCGCTGGGTGAAGTGCTCGACCGCAACAGCTTGGTGCAGATTTTGCCGCTGCGCGTCGATTTGGGCACGCGCCAGTCGGCGGACGGTATCGAAATCGACAACCGCGATTATTGTGAATGGCGGCAAAAACATTTAGATGACAATGTTGCCACCGAGCCTCCGCCGCAGGATTTATTGCGCAACACTTTTCAATATTTAATCAAACAAGGCTATCAGCAGGTCATCATCACCACGCTGAGCCATAAACTCAGCGATTCGGCCGATACCATCCGCGCATTGGCGGCTGATTTTCCGCAATTGCAGATTTATGTGGTCGATACCGGCAGCTGCTGTATGCCGGAAGGTTTTTTTGCGCTCGAAGCCATGCGTTTGCTGGAAGAAGGCAAAACGGCGGAAGAAGCCGTGGCTTATTTGGAACGCTTGAAACCGAATAGCCACATCGTATTCGGCCTGCGCTCGCTGCAATCTTTGTCGCTTAACGGCACATTGTCACGTTTGGGCGCGCGTTTCAGCGATTGGCTGGGATTACGCACGATTTTGCATTTTTCCGAAGACAAACTGTCGCGCTTGGAAACCGTGGGCAACGATGAAGAAATGTTCGATTCGGTGATTGCCTGCACGCAAAAACAGATGGCGGATAAACCGCCGCAGGATTTTGTGTTGGCCGGTTTGTATAGCGGCGATAAACAAACCTATCTGCAATTTGCCAACCGTTTCCACCAAAAAACCGGCCTGCGTTTGGGAGACGGTGTACCGGTGTCGCCGGCGGTGGCGGTGCACGTCGGTATTCACGGTGTCGGCGTGGGTTTGGTGGAAAAATTGAAAGATTGA
- a CDS encoding ABC transporter ATP-binding protein, whose product MHAIDIRHAVKTYADGFTALNDVSFTVGQGEFFALLGPNGAGKTTLISAMAGLNRLTSGSISVMGYDVVKKPQGARMSLGVVPQELVFDAFFTVREALRFQSGYFGIRNNEAWIDEIIDSLGLGGKANTITRNLSGGMKRRVMVAQALVHRPPVIVLDEPTAGVDVELRQSLWTFIESLNRQGHTIILTTHYLEEAQNLCNRIAMMKQGRLVALDSTEHLLHAEQGVRVALQLSAPLPAALQPWLVGKQDGSLLLKLDDYNRLGEVLATLKSAGIEVLHMVLPETDLEDVFVKLTR is encoded by the coding sequence ATGCACGCCATCGATATCCGCCATGCTGTCAAAACCTATGCCGACGGTTTTACTGCCCTGAACGACGTTTCTTTTACGGTCGGACAAGGCGAGTTTTTTGCGCTGTTGGGGCCGAACGGTGCGGGCAAAACCACGCTGATTTCCGCCATGGCCGGACTCAACCGCCTGACTTCGGGCAGCATCAGCGTGATGGGTTACGATGTGGTCAAAAAGCCGCAAGGAGCGCGCATGAGCTTGGGTGTGGTGCCGCAGGAATTGGTGTTTGACGCGTTTTTCACCGTGCGCGAAGCCCTGCGTTTCCAATCAGGCTATTTCGGCATCCGCAACAATGAGGCGTGGATAGACGAAATCATCGACAGCCTCGGTTTGGGCGGCAAAGCCAACACCATCACCCGCAATCTTTCCGGCGGCATGAAACGGCGCGTGATGGTCGCGCAAGCTTTGGTGCATCGTCCGCCGGTAATTGTGTTGGACGAGCCGACCGCCGGTGTCGATGTCGAGCTGCGCCAAAGCCTGTGGACATTCATCGAAAGCCTCAACCGCCAAGGCCACACCATCATTCTGACCACGCATTATCTGGAAGAGGCGCAAAACCTGTGCAACCGCATCGCCATGATGAAACAAGGCCGCCTGGTGGCTTTGGATTCGACCGAGCATTTATTGCATGCCGAACAAGGCGTGCGTGTGGCGCTGCAATTGTCCGCGCCGCTGCCTGCCGCTTTGCAGCCTTGGTTGGTTGGCAAACAAGACGGCAGCCTTTTGCTGAAATTAGACGATTACAACCGTCTTGGCGAAGTGTTGGCCACGCTGAAAAGCGCGGGCATTGAGGTGTTGCACATGGTGCTGCCGGAAACGGATTTGGAAGATGTGTTTGTGAAGCTGACGCGTTGA
- the yccS gene encoding YccS family putative transporter produces the protein MTIPPLKPLIMTSLPVFISVLIAAACVWYIDMPALAMPFVLGIIAGGLVDLDNRLTGRLKNIVITVILFTVASLSAQLTLGTGWPFIATMTAMTFFFTLLGAVGQRYRTFAFGSLAVATYTSLTYTPETFWLTNPLMILLGTVLYSTCTLVFQMMFPHRPVQERVADAYESLGDYFDAKADFFDPDEAAWLGNRQIDLAMRNTGVIADFNQCRAALFYRMRGQHRHPRTARMLRYYFTAQDIHERISSAHVDYRELADKLKNTDLIFRIHRLLEMQGQACRNVAGALRSGKDYHYSKRLGRAMEGCRQSLQCFSDGHPDSREVHNIRQLLNNLSSVDHQLKQLENNDNLAAFEGGSDATRIAAVESHNGLKHVWQSVKSQLNLESAVFRHAVRLSLVVAVACGVVEILNLNLGYWILLTALFVCQPNYSATKSRVYQRIAGTILGVVVGSLVPYFTPSVETKLWIIIACTTLFFMSRSYKYSFSTFFITIQALTSFSLAGLDVYAAMPWRIIDTIIGSVTAWAAVSYLWPDWRYLTLGRTAALAVSGNGAYLDKILEQLQHGGSDDVSYRTVRRQAHERITALSSTLSDMSGEPDKYGGQLSDGFNLLKTNYALTGYISALGAYRNEMAQETDPAFTAGFYQTARQIAALLKHMPRQTTADFQTALNQLLHDLEALRNLTADRQSHILWQQLSLIARQLQPCYQALHHQADTVEAEHSSAMAAS, from the coding sequence ATGACCATCCCGCCACTCAAGCCGTTGATTATGACGTCGCTGCCCGTGTTTATCAGCGTGCTCATTGCCGCCGCCTGCGTTTGGTATATCGACATGCCCGCGCTGGCGATGCCTTTTGTATTGGGCATCATTGCAGGCGGCTTGGTTGATTTGGACAACCGCTTAACAGGCCGTCTGAAAAACATCGTGATTACGGTGATATTGTTCACCGTCGCATCTTTATCCGCACAACTGACGCTCGGCACCGGCTGGCCGTTTATCGCCACCATGACCGCGATGACGTTTTTTTTCACGCTGTTGGGGGCAGTCGGCCAACGCTACCGCACTTTTGCGTTCGGCTCGCTGGCGGTGGCGACCTACACTTCGCTGACCTACACGCCGGAAACCTTTTGGCTGACCAATCCGCTGATGATTTTATTAGGCACAGTGTTATACAGCACCTGCACGTTGGTCTTCCAGATGATGTTCCCTCACCGTCCGGTGCAGGAACGCGTGGCCGATGCTTATGAAAGCTTGGGCGATTATTTCGATGCCAAAGCCGACTTTTTCGACCCTGACGAAGCCGCATGGCTGGGCAACCGCCAAATCGACTTGGCCATGCGCAACACCGGCGTGATTGCCGACTTCAACCAATGCCGCGCCGCGCTGTTTTACCGTATGCGCGGCCAACACCGACACCCGCGCACCGCCCGCATGCTGCGCTATTACTTCACCGCGCAAGACATTCACGAACGCATCAGCTCGGCGCACGTCGATTACCGCGAACTGGCCGACAAACTGAAAAATACCGACCTGATTTTCCGCATCCACCGCCTGCTGGAAATGCAGGGGCAGGCCTGCCGCAACGTGGCCGGTGCCTTGCGCAGTGGCAAAGACTACCATTACAGCAAACGACTCGGACGCGCGATGGAAGGCTGCCGCCAATCCTTGCAATGTTTTTCAGACGGCCACCCCGACAGCCGCGAAGTCCACAATATCCGTCAACTGCTCAACAATTTAAGCAGCGTCGACCACCAACTCAAACAATTGGAAAACAACGACAATCTGGCTGCATTCGAAGGCGGATCCGACGCGACCCGAATCGCCGCTGTGGAAAGCCACAACGGTTTGAAACACGTTTGGCAAAGCGTGAAAAGCCAATTGAATTTGGAATCCGCCGTCTTCCGCCATGCCGTGCGCCTGTCGCTGGTGGTGGCCGTGGCCTGCGGCGTGGTCGAAATCCTCAATCTCAATCTCGGCTACTGGATTTTGCTGACCGCGCTGTTTGTGTGCCAGCCCAACTATTCCGCCACCAAAAGCCGCGTATACCAACGCATCGCCGGCACGATTTTGGGCGTGGTGGTCGGCTCGTTGGTACCTTATTTCACGCCGTCGGTGGAAACCAAGCTGTGGATTATCATCGCCTGCACCACTTTGTTTTTCATGAGCCGCAGCTACAAATACAGCTTCTCGACCTTCTTCATCACCATCCAAGCCTTAACCAGCTTTTCCTTGGCCGGGCTCGATGTCTATGCCGCCATGCCGTGGCGGATTATCGACACCATCATCGGCTCGGTGACGGCGTGGGCGGCGGTATCCTACCTGTGGCCGGACTGGCGCTATCTCACGCTCGGCCGTACAGCCGCGCTGGCGGTATCCGGCAACGGTGCCTATCTGGATAAAATTCTCGAGCAACTGCAACACGGCGGCAGCGATGACGTCAGCTACCGCACCGTACGCCGCCAAGCCCACGAACGCATCACCGCCCTGAGCAGTACCTTATCCGACATGAGCGGCGAGCCGGACAAATACGGCGGCCAACTTTCAGACGGCTTCAATCTATTGAAAACCAATTACGCGCTGACCGGCTACATTTCCGCACTCGGCGCCTACCGCAACGAAATGGCACAGGAAACCGATCCGGCCTTTACCGCCGGATTCTACCAAACCGCCCGCCAAATCGCCGCACTGTTGAAACACATGCCCCGGCAAACCACCGCCGATTTTCAGACGGCCTTAAACCAACTGCTGCACGACTTGGAAGCCTTGCGCAACCTGACCGCCGACCGCCAAAGCCATATCTTGTGGCAGCAACTGAGCCTGATTGCCCGCCAACTGCAACCGTGTTACCAAGCCTTGCATCATCAAGCCGATACGGTCGAAGCGGAACATTCTTCGGCTATGGCTGCATCTTAA
- a CDS encoding YggT family protein: protein MKADLLLLLADGLVIVMVARCLLHWAKLEDNHPLAAFCRQTTDWLVNPLRKAAPAAGWDTACLLAGLLVYYIAYMVVAWVELPGSIGGKIMAANFIFALIGMLKAVTYALLFGLIIRMLLSFQNPYSPLVMVLQRIFEPVSRPFAFLRIGRYDFSGSLVALVLWFLLVDFLPKLVSSVNLWLLR, encoded by the coding sequence ATGAAAGCCGATTTATTGTTATTACTGGCCGATGGTTTGGTGATTGTAATGGTGGCGCGCTGCCTGTTGCATTGGGCGAAATTGGAGGACAACCATCCGCTGGCCGCCTTTTGTCGCCAAACCACCGATTGGTTGGTCAACCCCTTACGCAAAGCCGCCCCCGCTGCCGGTTGGGATACAGCCTGTCTGTTGGCTGGATTGTTGGTGTATTACATTGCTTATATGGTGGTGGCGTGGGTGGAACTGCCCGGCAGTATCGGCGGCAAAATCATGGCGGCGAATTTTATTTTTGCGCTGATTGGTATGCTGAAAGCCGTGACTTATGCTTTGCTGTTTGGTCTGATTATCCGTATGCTGCTCAGCTTCCAGAACCCGTATTCGCCACTGGTTATGGTGTTGCAGCGTATTTTTGAGCCGGTGTCGCGCCCGTTTGCATTCTTGCGCATTGGCCGCTATGACTTTTCTGGCAGTTTGGTGGCGTTGGTGTTGTGGTTTTTGTTGGTAGATTTTTTGCCTAAACTGGTCAGCAGTGTGAATTTGTGGCTGTTGCGCTAG
- a CDS encoding YggS family pyridoxal phosphate-dependent enzyme: MSGLQQHYQTVLRDLALAAEAAGRLKESVQLVAVSKTFPAGDIREVYAAGQRDFGENYIQEWYDKTQTLADLSDIVWHIIGDVQSNKTKYVAERAHWLHTVGRLKTAQRISSQRPSEMPPLQVCIEVNIAAEEAKHGVPPEEAVALAAEVAKLPNIEVRGLMCVAKADSSDDELRRQFATMQQLLADLNAAGVKADVLSMGMSGDMRVAVECGATHVRIGSAIFGQRDYSK, encoded by the coding sequence ATGTCGGGATTGCAACAACATTATCAAACCGTTTTGCGCGACCTTGCCCTTGCCGCAGAAGCGGCCGGCCGTCTGAAAGAATCGGTGCAGCTGGTGGCGGTGAGCAAAACCTTTCCGGCCGGAGACATCCGCGAAGTATATGCCGCCGGGCAGCGTGATTTCGGCGAAAACTACATTCAGGAATGGTATGACAAAACGCAAACGCTTGCTGATTTGTCCGATATCGTGTGGCACATCATTGGTGATGTGCAATCGAATAAAACCAAATACGTTGCCGAGCGAGCACATTGGCTGCATACGGTAGGCCGTCTGAAAACCGCGCAGCGTATCAGCAGTCAAAGGCCGTCTGAAATGCCGCCGCTGCAAGTGTGTATTGAAGTGAACATCGCCGCCGAAGAAGCCAAGCACGGCGTGCCGCCCGAAGAAGCAGTGGCTTTGGCGGCGGAAGTGGCGAAGCTGCCGAATATTGAGGTGCGCGGTTTGATGTGTGTCGCCAAGGCTGATAGCAGCGATGATGAATTGCGCCGACAGTTTGCAACCATGCAGCAATTATTGGCAGATTTGAACGCAGCAGGCGTGAAGGCGGATGTGTTGTCGATGGGCATGTCGGGCGACATGAGGGTTGCGGTGGAATGCGGGGCAACGCATGTGCGCATCGGCAGCGCGATTTTCGGTCAGCGCGATTACAGTAAATAA
- a CDS encoding dihydrofolate reductase — protein MQKITLIAAYADARCIGINNTMPWHLPEDFAFFKHYTSGKPVVMGRKTWESLPKKPLPERRNIIISRQAGYMAEGAEVAAGLDEALALCADAPEIIIMGGAQIYAQALPLATDLRLTEVALQVAGGDTFFPEFSADEWQETARESHTGAKGIDYAFVHYQRR, from the coding sequence ATGCAAAAAATTACCCTGATTGCCGCCTACGCCGACGCGCGCTGCATCGGCATTAACAACACCATGCCGTGGCATTTGCCGGAAGATTTTGCCTTTTTCAAACACTACACCAGCGGCAAACCGGTGGTGATGGGGCGTAAAACATGGGAATCATTGCCGAAAAAACCTTTGCCCGAGCGCCGCAACATCATTATCAGCCGCCAGGCCGGCTATATGGCCGAAGGGGCGGAAGTGGCGGCGGGCTTGGATGAGGCATTGGCTTTGTGTGCCGATGCGCCTGAAATCATCATCATGGGCGGCGCACAGATTTATGCCCAAGCCCTGCCGCTGGCCACGGATTTGCGCTTGACCGAAGTGGCTTTGCAGGTCGCCGGCGGAGATACGTTTTTCCCTGAATTTTCCGCCGATGAATGGCAGGAAACCGCCCGCGAATCACACACCGGCGCCAAAGGCATCGATTATGCGTTTGTACATTACCAACGCCGATAA
- a CDS encoding ComEA family DNA-binding protein, giving the protein MKKIIFCALTTLVASVSAAAVNINTASESELTALPGVGPAKAKAIVEYRKQHGSFKTLDELKNVKGIGEGIFAKLKNEASVAAPAKKAAQPVVKK; this is encoded by the coding sequence ATGAAAAAAATCATCTTCTGCGCACTGACCACTTTGGTCGCTTCCGTCTCTGCAGCAGCAGTCAACATCAACACCGCTTCCGAAAGCGAACTGACGGCACTGCCGGGTGTAGGCCCGGCCAAAGCCAAAGCCATTGTGGAATACCGCAAACAGCATGGCAGCTTTAAGACTTTGGACGAACTGAAAAACGTCAAAGGCATTGGGGAAGGGATTTTTGCGAAATTGAAGAATGAAGCGTCGGTTGCCGCCCCTGCCAAGAAGGCTGCCCAGCCTGTGGTTAAAAAGTAG
- a CDS encoding PilT/PilU family type 4a pilus ATPase yields the protein MSDNNPLHDLLSEMVQAYSQKNQAPHIPTPAEIGTHLHPLLDRMCVEAENRKASDIFISAGFPPSIKVSGVLTPVPHKALTGEETAQIVESTMNPEQLETFNREWELNYSVQSRSNTRYRVNAYHEQGRVGLVLRRINQEIPEMEVLGLPEKTKDLALAPRGLLILAGPTGSGKSTTMASMLNYRNNKIPGHVVTIEDPIEFIYKPRRCIFTQREIGIDTPDWKTAIQNAMRQAPDVVCIGEVRSAESMEYAMQLAQTGHLCVFTIHANSASQTIERIINFYPEERQKQVLMDLALNLTGIIGQRLAIKKNRTQRTAAIDLLLNTPAMQDLIFKGELMEIRSLMDRASGDGMQTFDQHLFNLYTQGHIEYNEALRQADSANDLRLRIQLHEEGNEPERLFDRISDLNLM from the coding sequence ATGAGCGATAATAATCCTTTACACGACCTGCTTTCTGAAATGGTGCAGGCGTATTCGCAAAAAAACCAAGCCCCGCATATCCCGACGCCGGCCGAAATCGGCACACATCTGCATCCCTTGCTCGACCGCATGTGTGTCGAAGCGGAAAACCGCAAAGCGTCAGATATTTTCATCAGCGCCGGTTTCCCGCCATCGATAAAAGTCAGCGGCGTGTTGACCCCTGTGCCGCACAAAGCCCTGACCGGCGAAGAAACGGCGCAAATCGTCGAATCCACCATGAACCCCGAGCAGTTGGAAACCTTCAACCGCGAATGGGAACTCAACTATTCCGTGCAATCGCGCAGCAATACGCGTTACCGTGTCAATGCGTATCACGAGCAAGGCCGCGTCGGCTTGGTGTTGCGCCGCATCAACCAAGAAATTCCCGAAATGGAAGTTTTGGGTTTGCCGGAAAAAACCAAAGATTTGGCACTCGCCCCACGCGGTTTATTGATTTTGGCAGGCCCGACCGGCTCGGGTAAATCGACCACCATGGCATCGATGCTCAACTACCGCAACAACAAAATCCCCGGCCACGTCGTAACCATCGAAGACCCGATTGAGTTTATCTACAAACCGCGCCGCTGTATTTTTACCCAGCGCGAAATCGGCATCGACACACCCGATTGGAAAACCGCCATCCAAAACGCCATGCGCCAAGCGCCTGACGTAGTGTGTATCGGTGAGGTCCGCAGCGCAGAGAGCATGGAATACGCCATGCAATTGGCACAAACCGGCCACTTGTGCGTGTTCACCATCCACGCCAACAGCGCATCGCAAACCATCGAGCGCATCATCAACTTCTATCCGGAAGAGCGTCAGAAACAAGTGTTGATGGACTTGGCTTTGAACCTGACCGGCATCATCGGCCAGCGTTTGGCGATTAAGAAAAACCGCACCCAGCGTACCGCTGCCATCGATTTGCTGCTCAACACGCCTGCCATGCAGGATTTGATTTTCAAAGGCGAACTGATGGAAATCCGCAGCCTGATGGATCGCGCTTCGGGTGACGGCATGCAAACGTTCGACCAGCATTTGTTCAATCTCTACACCCAAGGCCACATCGAATACAACGAAGCCCTGCGCCAAGCCGATTCGGCGAACGATTTGCGTTTGCGCATTCAATTACACGAAGAAGGCAACGAGCCGGAACGCTTGTTCGACCGCATCAGCGATTTGAATTTGATGTAA
- a CDS encoding outer membrane protein, giving the protein MKKTLLTTLILTAAAAAAAAPFNTYNTGTFTGTAVEIGAGATKSDVKNSSLDEEYKADMAIRGNHNVQFGNSNWIGGAEVAVKPLHRTVGSSAAGDVKQKVDASVSYVQGYRLTDDVMAYGKVGYHYGKFESPYDTKKNMNGVGYGVGVKYAATPNIEVGAEWEQTRFKKDDVKINNNGVMATAAYRFR; this is encoded by the coding sequence ATGAAAAAAACTTTATTAACCACTTTGATTTTGACCGCAGCAGCCGCTGCCGCTGCCGCCCCGTTCAACACCTACAACACCGGCACTTTTACCGGTACTGCCGTTGAAATCGGTGCGGGGGCGACCAAAAGCGACGTGAAAAACAGCAGCTTGGACGAAGAATACAAAGCCGATATGGCCATTCGCGGTAACCACAACGTACAATTCGGCAACAGCAACTGGATTGGCGGCGCCGAAGTTGCGGTGAAACCGTTGCACCGCACCGTAGGCAGCAGCGCAGCCGGTGACGTGAAACAAAAAGTCGATGCCAGCGTGTCTTATGTTCAAGGCTACCGCCTGACCGATGACGTGATGGCTTACGGCAAAGTCGGCTACCACTACGGTAAATTCGAAAGTCCTTACGACACCAAGAAAAACATGAACGGCGTAGGCTACGGCGTGGGCGTGAAATATGCAGCGACCCCGAATATCGAAGTCGGCGCGGAATGGGAACAAACCCGCTTTAAGAAAGATGACGTGAAAATCAACAACAACGGCGTAATGGCCACTGCCGCTTACCGCTTCCGTTAA
- the dksA gene encoding RNA polymerase-binding protein DksA, translating into MAKLTEQDILNWDGPEDDYMNADQLAFFRELLVKMQDELIQNATVTTSHLQEHESAPDPADRATQEEEYALELRTRDRERKLLAKVQATIRSIDEGDYGFCADTGEPIGLKRLLARPTATLSVEAQERRERMKKQFAD; encoded by the coding sequence ATGGCAAAGTTGACAGAACAAGACATTTTAAACTGGGACGGCCCGGAAGATGATTACATGAATGCCGACCAATTGGCATTCTTCCGGGAATTACTCGTCAAAATGCAAGATGAGTTGATTCAAAATGCAACAGTCACCACCAGCCATCTGCAAGAACACGAATCCGCTCCCGATCCTGCCGATCGTGCAACGCAAGAAGAAGAATACGCTTTAGAATTGCGCACACGCGACCGTGAACGCAAGCTCTTGGCAAAAGTACAAGCCACTATCCGCAGTATTGACGAAGGCGATTATGGCTTTTGTGCCGATACCGGTGAACCAATCGGTTTGAAACGATTGCTGGCGCGTCCGACCGCAACATTGTCTGTTGAAGCTCAAGAGCGTCGCGAGCGAATGAAGAAACAATTTGCCGATTAA
- a CDS encoding type IV pilus twitching motility protein PilT: MQITDLLAFGVKNKASDLHLSSAMSPMIRVHGDIRRINLPEMTAEEVGTMVTSVMNDHQRKLYQQDLEVDFSFELPNVARFRVNAFTTERGPAAVFRTIPSSVLTLEELRAPRIFQKIAENPRGLVLVTGPTGSGKSTTLAAMINYINETQPTHILTIEDPIEFVHQSKKALINQRELHQHTHSFHNALRSALREDPDVILIGEMRDPETISLALTAAETGHLVFGTLHTTGAAKTIDRIVDVFPAGEKEMVRSMLSESLRAVISQTLLKTRDGNGRVAAHEILISTPAVRNLIRENKIAQIQSALQTGQSHGMQTLDQALQNLLRQGTISHEVARSKAQNSDTMIL; this comes from the coding sequence ATGCAGATTACAGACTTACTGGCGTTCGGCGTGAAGAACAAAGCGTCCGACCTTCACTTAAGCTCGGCAATGTCTCCGATGATTCGCGTTCACGGCGACATCCGCCGCATCAACCTGCCCGAAATGACCGCTGAAGAAGTCGGCACTATGGTGACTTCGGTAATGAACGACCACCAGCGCAAACTGTATCAGCAGGATTTAGAAGTCGATTTTTCGTTTGAATTGCCCAATGTCGCGCGTTTCCGTGTGAACGCATTCACCACCGAGCGCGGCCCTGCGGCGGTGTTCCGTACCATTCCCAGCAGCGTATTGACCTTGGAAGAATTGCGTGCACCGCGTATTTTCCAAAAAATCGCCGAGAATCCACGCGGCCTGGTGTTGGTAACCGGCCCGACCGGTTCGGGTAAATCGACCACTTTGGCGGCGATGATCAACTACATCAACGAAACCCAACCGACGCACATTCTGACCATCGAAGACCCGATTGAGTTTGTCCACCAAAGCAAAAAAGCCCTGATTAACCAGCGCGAATTGCACCAACACACCCACAGCTTCCACAACGCACTGCGCTCCGCACTGCGTGAAGATCCGGACGTGATTCTGATCGGTGAGATGCGCGACCCCGAAACCATCAGTTTGGCCTTGACCGCCGCCGAAACCGGCCACTTGGTATTCGGTACGCTGCACACCACCGGCGCAGCCAAAACCATCGACCGTATTGTCGACGTGTTCCCGGCGGGCGAAAAAGAAATGGTACGCTCTATGCTTTCCGAATCGCTGCGTGCCGTGATTTCGCAAACCTTATTGAAAACCCGCGACGGCAACGGCCGTGTGGCGGCGCATGAAATCCTGATTTCCACACCCGCCGTGCGCAACCTGATTCGTGAAAACAAAATTGCGCAAATCCAATCGGCGCTGCAAACCGGCCAATCACACGGCATGCAGACGCTCGACCAAGCCCTGCAAAACCTGCTGCGCCAAGGCACCATCAGCCACGAAGTTGCCCGCAGCAAAGCGCAAAACAGCGACACAATGATTCTTTAA